In a genomic window of Myotis daubentonii chromosome X, mMyoDau2.1, whole genome shotgun sequence:
- the NBDY gene encoding negative regulator of P-body association — protein sequence MGDQPCPSGRSTLPSANTRESKPPRKRCLLAPRWDYPEGTPNRGTPLPSAPPPASPGLKSHPLPPEKS from the coding sequence ATGGGGGACCAACCTTGTCCCTCCGGGAGATCCACGCTCCCGTCTGCAAACACGCGGGAAAGCAAGCCTCCGAGAAAGCGCTGCCTCTTAGCTCCACGGTGGGATTATCCAGAAGGGACCCCAAACAGAGGTACCCCTCTCCCCTCCGCACCTCCTCCGGCATCTCCCGGCCTGAAGTCGCATCCTCTTCCTCCGGAGAAGTCGTAG